A stretch of DNA from Acidobacteriota bacterium:
CGGCCCGCCATCGTTGTTGGCGATCGCGTCCAGCACGCCAAGGAACTGTTCGGTAGGCGCGAGCATGAGCGCATCCATCAGCAGGATGCGCGGCTCGGGTTCCACCAAACCGGCGACCGCGGCGGTGAGCAACGACGACTTGCCCATCAGCACCATCTTCTTGGCGACGGCCATGGCCAAGTCGCGATCTTCGCCACCATGCGCGAGCGCTGAAACCAGGTCGGTGGTCAGTCCCGAGCGCTGCACTTCTTCCGAGATCTGCTCGCTCACGTATTGGTCTTTGGTGTTGATGAAGTAGCGATAGAGCTCGTTCGATCCGGAAGTGCCGAAAGCGGCAAGCGCCTTCACCGCGGCCTCGCGCACGCGCCAGCGCGTGTCGGAGAGGCGGCGCACCATGTCGGGGACAAGTTCGGCGTAGTAGCGGTCCTGGCAGGCGCGCACCGAATGCAGCCGGACGAAGTCGTTCTCGTCGGTGAGCAGCGCGCGCAACGCCGCGAGTGCCCGCTTATCGCGGAAATGCTTGACCACCGCCCCGGAACGCGCCCGCACGTCGGCGAACTCGTCTTTCACCGTCACGTCGAGGAAAGCCTCGTAGAGCTCCTGCGGGAAGTCGTTCTTGTTGAGCAGCATGTTGCGCGACGACCGGTTGCAGATCTCACGCACGGTATCGGCGACGAAGAAACGCATGCGCCGGTTGGGGTGCGAGAGGTAGGGGACGAAATGGTGCAGGTCCTCCATGGTGTAGCAGACCAGCGCCGCCTTGGTGGAGCGCAAGGAGACGTCGTTGCTCATCTCCACCGCTTTCAGCAGCTCGCCGAACAGCAGCGGGATGGCAGCGGGGTGGCGGTTGCGTCCCATGGCGGCGATGGCCACGCGCCGCACTTCGGGCGCCGGATCGTGCAGCGCTTCGGCGATGAATACCTGCGCGTATTGCGGCGCCAGGCGCCCGAGCGATTCGACAGCGAGCGCGCGCGGCACACAGAACATGCGCATCTTGAGGATGGGGGTGAGCAGGCCGCGATACACCGTGGTGGAGATGGCGGCGTTCTCGCGTTTCATCGAGCGCGCGATCAAGGCCTTGGTGCGTCCGCGGCCGAAGACCTGGCGCGACCAGCGCTCCACGTAGCCGAGTCCGAACAACACCTGCGAGATGCGCTCGGCGTTGTTGGCGTCTTCCTGCGCGAGCAGCATCTCCTGTACCGCATCCTGCTCGGCGCGGCTGCTGGCATCTTCCAGCAGGGCGATGGCGCGCTCCACGTTGATCTCGTTGTCGATGAACTCGGAGACCACGCGGGTGTAGCGCGAACGTGCGGAATCCTTATCTTCGTAATACCGCTTGCGCCCCAGGCGGCGGTAGAAGATGAACCCCAGGAAGAGCAGATTCATGCTCAGCACCGTGGCCACGAGCCACAGCACCAACGATGCAAGGTCCTCGATGAAAAGCACGCGCGCTCCCTGTTTATCGGCCTATCGACCGGTCTCAACCTGCCGGGCGGACGTGTGGCCCCAACCTAGTGGAAGGAAAACCACGCGCCCCCCGCGCAGACACCATTCTTGCTGGAGTCCGACAGGGGGTTAACTGTCAGGATGTCACCTGGGCTAGGGTAGTTATTTACTAGAAAACGGTGTGGAAAGCGAGATGTTTTTCCGCAAAACGGGAAGCACGTCTCTTCTCAGGACTGCGCCGGGGCCTGTCTTTTGGCGGCCAGGGCCGCGATGCGGCTCTCGATCTGTGCGAGCACTTCGTCGATGCCGAGACGGGTGGAATCGATGATCAGAGCGTCGGGCGCCGGTGCGAGGGGCGACGCTGCGCGTTCGCGGTCGCGGCGGTCGCGCTCGCGCAACTCGGCGAGCACACTTTCAGGCCGCGTGTCGTCCGCTTGTGGCTGCTGGCGGTACCGCCGCTCGCCGCGCACTGAAGGGTCGGCATCGAGGAAGATCTTCAAGTCCGCGTCAGGAAAGACTTTAGTCCCGATGTCGCGCCCCTCCATGATCACCCCACCCTGGGCGCCGAGTGCGCGCTGGTGCGCGACCATCCATTGCCGCACCCGCGGATGCACGCTCACCTTGGAAGCGGCGTCGGTGACATCCTGCTCGCGGATGCGCTGGGTCACGTCCTGCCCGTCGAGCAGCACGCGGTTGCCACCCAGGGTGGGCTCGAGCTGGATCCGCGACTTCTCCGCCAGCGCCACCAGCGCGTCCTCATCTTCAAAAGCCACGTCGCCCTCGATGGCCTTGAGCGCGAGCGCGCGGTACATCGCCCCGCTCTCGAGGTTGATGTAGCCGAGCTTGCGCGCCAGACGCGCGGCGATGGTGCTCTTGCCGGC
This window harbors:
- a CDS encoding HEAT repeat domain-containing protein; this translates as MLFIEDLASLVLWLVATVLSMNLLFLGFIFYRRLGRKRYYEDKDSARSRYTRVVSEFIDNEINVERAIALLEDASSRAEQDAVQEMLLAQEDANNAERISQVLFGLGYVERWSRQVFGRGRTKALIARSMKRENAAISTTVYRGLLTPILKMRMFCVPRALAVESLGRLAPQYAQVFIAEALHDPAPEVRRVAIAAMGRNRHPAAIPLLFGELLKAVEMSNDVSLRSTKAALVCYTMEDLHHFVPYLSHPNRRMRFFVADTVREICNRSSRNMLLNKNDFPQELYEAFLDVTVKDEFADVRARSGAVVKHFRDKRALAALRALLTDENDFVRLHSVRACQDRYYAELVPDMVRRLSDTRWRVREAAVKALAAFGTSGSNELYRYFINTKDQYVSEQISEEVQRSGLTTDLVSALAHGGEDRDLAMAVAKKMVLMGKSSLLTAAVAGLVEPEPRILLMDALMLAPTEQFLGVLDAIANNDGGPVGDKARKLLQLAEERAVGAGKA
- the cmk gene encoding (d)CMP kinase: MTSESKAKRLVIAIDGPAGAGKSTIAARLARKLGYINLESGAMYRALALKAIEGDVAFEDEDALVALAEKSRIQLEPTLGGNRVLLDGQDVTQRIREQDVTDAASKVSVHPRVRQWMVAHQRALGAQGGVIMEGRDIGTKVFPDADLKIFLDADPSVRGERRYRQQPQADDTRPESVLAELRERDRRDRERAASPLAPAPDALIIDSTRLGIDEVLAQIESRIAALAAKRQAPAQS